In one Rugosibacter aromaticivorans genomic region, the following are encoded:
- a CDS encoding methyl-accepting chemotaxis protein, whose product MAFSVSTLFNRPRKSSAGKASSPGAQTLSRVALDMQFRILGMLFVVCVLLTTALMYVYIQNGVRSTSYAAVASHLRPLVQKISKAAQNALRGEAGGFEELSATRQAFDSLLDDLTQGGEVDGVSVPPTSGKVSTMLNALRQTWHTHDTLIATLLTQQKPMRLMGQMLADSLTQGPAMMAEAEAAGGRLPTLVEHILYTLARWPLATDFNEDSLFQLSAEIKVARELSPGSGLLINELNALQMHINTLSGDVKSLRQARLAGAEIKQQADALALAVDELIAAYTREYATPKLMVLAVAMMGSLALLTFLLMVRLYQRDSARRRVEVERKRRIAEAEQEQTQNAILRLLNEMSDLADGDLTVRATVNEDVTGAIADSVNYAIEELAVLVRRLNDASERVTRTTGVAQNISRELLAATDAQASEIRHASAVVLATVHSMEGVLLSAQESANVARVSVAVAQKGAQAVADSIAGMHDIRGQMQETAKRIKRLGESSQEISEIVELISDITGQTNVLALNAAIQAASAGEAGRGFSVVAEEVQRLAERSGEATKQIAALVKTIQADTHDAVAAMEYSTQGVVAGARLSDAAGQSLAEIYTVSQDLAQRVETIALATQTQAQSATQVATSMQHILEITDQTTTRTQQTALAVSELAQLAIELKGSVAGFTV is encoded by the coding sequence ATGGCATTTAGTGTGAGCACTTTATTCAATCGACCGCGTAAGTCTTCTGCTGGCAAGGCGAGCTCGCCCGGAGCGCAAACGTTGAGCAGGGTAGCGCTGGATATGCAGTTTCGTATTCTGGGCATGCTGTTTGTTGTTTGTGTTTTGCTGACAACAGCTTTGATGTATGTGTACATTCAAAATGGGGTGCGTAGCACATCCTACGCGGCGGTTGCCAGTCATTTGCGTCCTTTGGTACAGAAAATTTCCAAGGCGGCGCAAAACGCATTACGCGGTGAAGCGGGCGGGTTTGAAGAGCTGAGTGCGACGCGCCAGGCGTTTGATTCGTTGCTTGATGATTTGACTCAAGGCGGTGAGGTGGACGGTGTATCGGTGCCCCCTACCAGTGGCAAAGTGAGCACGATGCTGAACGCCTTGCGCCAGACATGGCACACACACGATACCCTGATTGCAACACTCCTGACACAACAAAAACCCATGCGCTTGATGGGTCAGATGCTGGCTGATTCGCTCACCCAGGGGCCGGCGATGATGGCAGAAGCAGAGGCTGCTGGCGGGCGATTGCCTACGCTGGTTGAACACATTCTTTATACCCTCGCGCGTTGGCCGCTGGCCACCGATTTCAATGAGGATTCTCTGTTCCAATTAAGCGCGGAAATTAAAGTGGCACGAGAGCTGTCGCCGGGCAGCGGGCTGCTGATTAATGAGTTAAATGCGCTGCAAATGCATATCAACACGCTGTCTGGCGACGTTAAATCCTTGCGCCAGGCGCGCCTTGCAGGGGCTGAAATTAAACAGCAGGCGGATGCACTGGCGTTGGCGGTAGATGAACTGATCGCAGCTTACACGCGCGAATATGCCACCCCCAAACTGATGGTTCTGGCCGTGGCGATGATGGGTTCTCTGGCGCTGCTGACTTTCTTGTTGATGGTCAGGCTTTACCAACGTGACAGCGCGCGCCGCCGTGTCGAGGTGGAACGAAAGCGTCGTATCGCAGAGGCCGAACAGGAGCAAACGCAAAATGCTATTTTGCGGCTGCTCAATGAAATGAGTGATCTCGCTGATGGCGATTTGACTGTGCGCGCAACCGTGAATGAAGATGTGACTGGCGCGATTGCTGATTCGGTGAACTACGCCATTGAAGAGCTTGCAGTTTTGGTGCGTCGATTAAACGATGCCTCTGAGCGGGTGACGCGCACCACGGGTGTTGCGCAAAATATTTCACGCGAGCTGCTGGCTGCAACGGATGCGCAAGCGAGTGAAATTCGACATGCCAGCGCGGTGGTGCTGGCAACAGTCCATTCTATGGAAGGCGTATTGTTGTCCGCGCAGGAATCGGCCAATGTAGCGCGCGTATCGGTAGCTGTTGCGCAAAAAGGCGCGCAGGCAGTCGCGGATTCGATTGCCGGTATGCACGACATACGGGGGCAAATGCAAGAGACGGCTAAAAGGATCAAACGACTGGGCGAGTCATCCCAGGAGATTAGCGAGATTGTTGAACTCATTTCTGATATTACCGGGCAGACCAACGTGTTGGCCTTGAATGCAGCCATTCAGGCAGCATCCGCTGGAGAAGCCGGGCGCGGCTTTTCGGTTGTGGCCGAAGAAGTGCAGCGTTTGGCTGAGCGCTCGGGCGAGGCAACCAAGCAAATTGCTGCGCTGGTCAAGACGATTCAGGCGGATACTCACGATGCGGTGGCTGCCATGGAGTATTCAACGCAAGGCGTGGTTGCCGGTGCGCGTTTATCTGATGCAGCAGGCCAATCGCTGGCTGAAATTTATACTGTTTCGCAAGATCTTGCGCAGCGTGTTGAGACCATTGCTCTGGCAACTCAAACGCAAGCACAAAGTGCGACGCAGGTGGCGACGTCGATGCAGCATATTCTCGAAATTACCGATCAAACCACCACGCGCACGCAACAAACTGCCCTGGCGGTATCCGAATTGGCACAATTGGCGATTGAGTTGAAGGGCTCGGTTGCCGGGTTCACAGTATAG
- a CDS encoding chemotaxis protein CheW, producing MSDQGNLGGYQTQLAERLQTAQPHEAKESWLDIESGTENLPGGCRWLVNLAESGEVLPLPALTSVPLTRPWFAGIANIRGTLFSVVDFSIWRGGEPTPRTAQARLLLMGVREGTYSALLVQRAWGLRAGNDLQVVEKVGATETLAWQGERLQDASTSTCWTCLDIAALFADPNFLDVTR from the coding sequence ATGAGTGATCAAGGTAATTTGGGCGGTTATCAAACGCAACTTGCCGAGCGCTTGCAGACGGCGCAGCCGCACGAGGCAAAGGAGTCGTGGCTAGATATCGAATCAGGCACCGAGAATTTGCCTGGGGGATGCCGCTGGCTGGTTAATCTAGCCGAATCTGGCGAGGTTCTGCCGCTGCCAGCGCTCACGTCGGTGCCCCTGACCCGACCGTGGTTTGCGGGTATCGCCAATATTCGCGGCACGCTGTTCAGCGTCGTGGATTTTTCAATCTGGCGTGGTGGTGAGCCGACGCCACGGACGGCACAAGCTCGTTTGCTCCTGATGGGAGTGCGCGAGGGAACGTATAGTGCATTGCTGGTGCAGCGCGCGTGGGGGTTACGTGCGGGTAATGATTTACAAGTCGTCGAAAAAGTCGGCGCTACTGAGACGCTAGCTTGGCAGGGAGAACGTTTGCAAGATGCCTCCACGAGTACTTGTTGGACATGCCTGGATATTGCCGCCTTATTCGCTGACCCCAATTTCCTGGATGTGACGCGGTAA
- a CDS encoding response regulator: MTRGIQKVLIIDDSPTERFLLTQILAEGHFEIFTADNGEEGIARAKNLQPDLILMDVVMPGINGFQATRQLSRDEATKNIPIIMCTTKSQQSDKAWGLRQGALDYVTKPVEGPLLLAKIAALGVAHE, translated from the coding sequence ATGACCAGGGGCATTCAGAAAGTTTTAATCATTGATGATTCGCCTACTGAGCGTTTTTTGCTAACCCAGATTCTTGCCGAAGGTCATTTCGAGATTTTCACCGCAGATAATGGCGAAGAGGGTATCGCGCGCGCAAAAAACCTTCAGCCAGATTTGATTTTGATGGATGTGGTGATGCCGGGAATTAATGGCTTTCAGGCCACACGGCAGTTGTCGCGAGACGAAGCAACTAAAAATATTCCCATCATCATGTGCACCACCAAGAGTCAGCAATCGGATAAAGCCTGGGGTTTACGCCAGGGTGCTCTTGACTATGTTACTAAGCCCGTGGAGGGGCCTCTTTTGCTTGCCAAGATCGCCGCCCTCGGAGTTGCCCATGAGTGA
- a CDS encoding response regulator — MTTQSVLSGITVMVIDDSNTIRKTAETFLAQAGAHVVLADDGFDALAKINDYRPAVIFCDIMMPRLDGYQTCTLIKKNSLFAATPVVMLSSRDGLFDRARGQAAGSNEYLTKPFTKDNLLNAVALQIRENL, encoded by the coding sequence ATGACAACGCAATCAGTGCTTTCCGGCATCACCGTCATGGTGATTGATGACTCGAATACCATTCGTAAAACTGCGGAGACTTTTCTTGCGCAAGCGGGTGCTCATGTGGTGCTGGCAGATGATGGTTTTGATGCGCTGGCGAAGATCAATGATTATCGACCAGCGGTTATTTTCTGCGACATTATGATGCCGCGTTTGGATGGCTATCAAACGTGCACGCTGATCAAGAAAAATTCACTTTTTGCTGCTACGCCAGTAGTTATGCTGTCCTCGCGCGATGGGTTGTTTGATCGTGCCCGTGGCCAGGCGGCGGGGTCCAATGAGTATTTAACCAAACCTTTTACTAAAGATAATCTGCTCAATGCAGTTGCCCTGCAGATCAGGGAAAATCTATGA
- a CDS encoding rubredoxin, with the protein MATTEQPYRKLLCLICGLIYDESEGWPEDGIPAGTRWEDVPPNWTCPDCNARKDDFEMVEA; encoded by the coding sequence ATGGCTACTACCGAACAACCTTATCGCAAACTGCTGTGCCTGATTTGTGGCTTGATCTATGATGAAAGCGAGGGCTGGCCAGAGGATGGCATTCCCGCAGGAACACGATGGGAGGATGTGCCGCCCAACTGGACTTGCCCTGATTGCAATGCGCGCAAGGACGATTTTGAGATGGTGGAGGCCTGA
- the thiD gene encoding bifunctional hydroxymethylpyrimidine kinase/phosphomethylpyrimidine kinase, producing MNTTSPKNESPPIVLTFAGSDPTGGAGLQADILTLASLGCHPLSVVTAITVQDTAGVEGILPMEAGWVADQARALLEDMPVAAFKIGMIGSVETIAAIAEIVADYPEIPLILDPVLASGRGDSLADEEMIEALIGLLLPQTTVLTPNSLEARRLVQKSEEEQDDAQQSPDLAGCAHQLINAGCEYVLITGTHEDTPQVVNTLYGSHGVVRTDRWERLPDSYHGSGCTLAAAIAAHLAHGIDLPEAIFGAQEYTWQTLAAGFRPGMGQFIPDRLFWSRDDDDNDGDNQEANQA from the coding sequence ATGAATACCACGTCACCAAAAAATGAATCGCCACCCATTGTCTTAACCTTCGCTGGGTCTGACCCCACTGGCGGGGCAGGTTTGCAAGCTGATATTCTGACCCTGGCCAGCCTCGGTTGCCACCCGCTCAGTGTCGTCACCGCGATCACTGTGCAGGACACCGCCGGGGTCGAGGGCATCCTGCCCATGGAGGCAGGCTGGGTAGCCGATCAAGCACGCGCGCTACTTGAGGACATGCCGGTGGCTGCGTTCAAAATCGGCATGATTGGTAGCGTAGAAACCATTGCGGCTATTGCCGAAATCGTTGCCGATTACCCTGAAATCCCCCTTATCCTCGACCCTGTGCTCGCCTCGGGGCGGGGCGATTCGCTCGCCGATGAAGAAATGATCGAAGCCCTGATTGGTCTGCTGTTGCCGCAAACCACTGTGCTCACACCCAATAGCCTGGAAGCGCGCCGCTTAGTGCAAAAGTCTGAAGAAGAACAAGACGATGCCCAGCAGAGCCCGGACCTTGCCGGTTGTGCGCATCAGCTGATCAATGCGGGTTGCGAATATGTCCTGATTACCGGTACCCACGAAGACACACCGCAAGTGGTCAACACGCTATATGGCAGCCATGGCGTCGTGCGTACTGATCGCTGGGAGCGGTTGCCCGACAGCTATCATGGCTCTGGCTGCACGCTGGCAGCCGCCATCGCCGCACACCTGGCCCATGGCATTGATTTGCCCGAAGCCATATTCGGCGCACAGGAATACACCTGGCAAACGCTAGCCGCAGGCTTTCGCCCCGGTATGGGACAATTCATCCCTGACCGCCTTTTTTGGTCACGCGATGATGACGATAACGATGGCGATAACCAAGAAGCAAACCAGGCCTAG
- the thiE gene encoding thiamine phosphate synthase: MKKLSGLYAITLDDALLPRLSALVHAALKGGVPFVQYRNKTASRPLRRAQAAELLRICRATGAKLIINDDIWLAIEIGADGAHIGRDDAPGGSLTAARNALGPQRILGVSCYNDLARATEAAAAGADYLAFGSVFASRTKPDAAHAPLELLTEARQRFNLPIAAIGGITLDNAPAVLAAGADLLAVASNLFDVMDIQSRAEAYGNLFRPAAIRSTTADPSSASHRPAHKAIRHDR; this comes from the coding sequence ATGAAAAAACTCTCTGGCCTTTACGCAATTACCCTTGACGACGCCCTGCTACCACGGCTTTCGGCACTGGTTCATGCCGCGCTGAAAGGCGGCGTGCCGTTCGTTCAATACCGCAACAAAACAGCCTCGCGCCCGCTGCGCCGTGCGCAAGCAGCCGAGTTGCTGCGCATTTGTCGCGCGACCGGTGCCAAGCTCATTATCAATGACGATATCTGGCTAGCGATCGAGATCGGAGCCGATGGCGCGCATATTGGTCGCGATGATGCGCCTGGCGGCTCGCTCACCGCCGCGCGCAACGCACTCGGGCCACAACGCATTCTCGGCGTCTCGTGCTACAACGATCTAGCCCGCGCGACAGAAGCCGCCGCTGCGGGTGCCGACTACCTGGCGTTTGGCAGCGTTTTCGCCTCGCGCACCAAACCCGACGCCGCCCATGCGCCGCTGGAACTCCTGACTGAAGCCAGGCAGCGATTCAACCTGCCCATCGCCGCCATCGGTGGCATCACGCTGGACAACGCACCGGCTGTGTTAGCTGCTGGCGCTGACCTGTTGGCTGTTGCCAGTAATCTGTTCGATGTGATGGATATTCAGTCACGTGCAGAAGCGTATGGCAACTTATTTCGTCCCGCCGCAATTCGCTCAACCACAGCCGATCCCTCGTCAGCCTCTCACCGACCCGCGCATAAAGCCATCCGCCATGACCGCTAA
- the hemL gene encoding glutamate-1-semialdehyde 2,1-aminomutase has protein sequence MTANETLFARAQRTIPGGVNSPVRAFRSVGGTPPFFTRGMGSRVWDADGHSYIDYVGSWGPLILGHADPATVHAVQAAAANGLSFGAPTEGEVELAELLTRLVPGMDMVRLVSSGTEATMSAIRLARGHTGRDTLIKFEGCYHGHSDSLLVKAGSGMLTLGNPSSAGVPADLARHTLVLNYNDVEGLHDVFANEGDRIAGVIVEPVAGNMNLITPRPEFLATLRELCTRYGTVLIFDEVMTGFRVGLTSAQGLYGITPDLSTFGKIIGGGMPLGAFGGRREIMEKIAPLGPVYQAGTLSGNPLSVAAGLATLRQLEAPGFYAALTEKTRALTEGLTAAAKRQGQRFSAQAIGGMFGLYFAATPPGTYAEVMAMDTAAFNRFYHAMLDLGIYLAPSAFEAGFVSAAHTPADIAATLAAAEKTFAGLAA, from the coding sequence ATGACCGCTAACGAAACGCTCTTTGCACGTGCACAGCGCACTATTCCCGGCGGCGTCAATTCACCCGTCCGCGCGTTTCGCTCGGTCGGCGGCACACCGCCATTTTTCACCCGTGGCATGGGTTCGCGAGTATGGGATGCGGATGGACACAGCTATATCGACTATGTGGGCTCCTGGGGGCCGCTAATTCTCGGCCATGCTGATCCGGCGACAGTACACGCCGTGCAGGCAGCTGCGGCCAATGGTTTATCGTTCGGCGCCCCCACGGAAGGTGAAGTTGAACTCGCCGAATTGCTGACCCGGCTGGTTCCCGGCATGGACATGGTGCGCCTTGTCTCCTCTGGCACGGAAGCCACCATGAGTGCGATTCGTCTGGCACGCGGGCATACCGGCCGCGACACCTTGATCAAATTTGAAGGCTGCTATCACGGTCACAGCGACAGTCTGCTGGTCAAAGCAGGCTCGGGCATGCTGACCCTGGGCAACCCATCGTCCGCCGGTGTACCGGCCGATCTGGCACGCCACACGCTCGTCCTCAACTACAACGATGTTGAAGGTCTGCACGATGTCTTCGCCAATGAGGGCGACCGCATTGCCGGAGTGATTGTTGAACCGGTCGCCGGCAATATGAACCTGATCACTCCTCGACCTGAATTTCTTGCCACCTTGCGTGAGCTGTGCACACGCTACGGCACGGTACTGATTTTCGACGAAGTGATGACTGGCTTTCGTGTCGGGCTCACCTCAGCGCAAGGACTGTATGGCATCACGCCGGATCTTTCCACCTTCGGCAAAATTATCGGCGGTGGCATGCCCCTGGGCGCCTTTGGCGGACGCCGCGAAATCATGGAAAAAATCGCCCCGCTAGGGCCGGTGTATCAGGCGGGCACGCTCTCGGGCAACCCCTTGTCTGTTGCGGCGGGCCTGGCAACTCTCAGGCAACTGGAAGCCCCGGGTTTTTACGCCGCTCTGACGGAAAAAACGCGTGCATTGACTGAAGGCCTCACGGCTGCAGCAAAGCGCCAAGGCCAGCGCTTTTCGGCGCAGGCTATCGGCGGCATGTTCGGGCTGTATTTTGCGGCGACCCCGCCGGGCACCTATGCTGAAGTCATGGCAATGGATACAGCCGCCTTTAACCGTTTTTATCACGCCATGCTCGACTTGGGCATTTATCTTGCCCCCTCGGCATTTGAAGCGGGTTTCGTCTCGGCCGCACACACGCCGGCGGATATTGCAGCGACACTTGCTGCGGCGGAAAAAACCTTCGCCGGGCTGGCCGCGTAA
- the corA gene encoding magnesium/cobalt transporter CorA gives MTSPIDDSTPPDNSAPPNDTHRLAEVQDSLREVQTLLARQKRVENLVHRQDMPRQELIETMVHKQHLNALREKLTQMPTADVARILEALPQDESLLVWDLVALDRGAEILDELSEAVRETLAATQVSRRKPIMLNAFELHNGRLRQIPVESRAGLAATQPIWVDVIAPSAEERAWIKEIFDLKLPDTDDISDLEESARFYIEDSGEIHLHSDFLLDKADESRNVPVAFVLHQNILFSVRDEELPVFRLQRLRARIQPGYVSEGKDVLLDLYAADVEYSADALEDVYAALEAVGRKVLSTNVTDAEAASILADIAKEEDLNGRIRRNVLDTRRALSFLIRGRLLAPNQHEDARQILRDIESLDGHTAFIFNKINFLMDAVVGFININQNKIIKIFSVASVALLPPTLIASIYGMNFKFMPELEWSYGYLYSIALMVISVAVPFAVFRRKGWLR, from the coding sequence ATGACCTCGCCTATCGATGATTCGACCCCGCCGGACAACAGCGCCCCGCCAAACGATACGCATCGTCTGGCCGAGGTGCAAGACAGCCTGCGCGAAGTGCAGACGCTGCTGGCACGGCAAAAGCGGGTGGAAAACCTGGTGCATCGGCAGGATATGCCGCGCCAGGAGCTGATCGAAACCATGGTGCATAAGCAGCACTTGAATGCGCTGCGTGAAAAGCTGACGCAAATGCCCACAGCGGATGTAGCGCGCATTCTGGAAGCACTGCCTCAGGATGAAAGCCTGCTGGTGTGGGATCTGGTTGCGCTTGATCGAGGCGCTGAAATTCTTGACGAGCTATCAGAGGCGGTGCGCGAAACGCTTGCCGCGACACAGGTTTCTCGCCGCAAGCCCATCATGCTCAATGCGTTTGAGTTACACAATGGCCGCCTGCGGCAGATTCCCGTGGAAAGCCGCGCAGGGCTTGCCGCAACGCAGCCGATCTGGGTCGACGTGATCGCCCCTTCAGCCGAAGAGCGCGCATGGATCAAGGAAATTTTTGACCTCAAACTGCCGGATACCGATGACATTTCCGATCTGGAAGAATCCGCACGCTTTTACATTGAAGACAGCGGCGAAATACATTTGCATTCCGACTTTTTGCTCGACAAGGCCGATGAATCGCGCAACGTGCCGGTGGCTTTTGTGCTGCATCAGAACATTCTGTTTTCAGTGCGTGATGAAGAGCTGCCGGTGTTTCGTCTGCAACGGTTGCGCGCGCGTATTCAGCCAGGCTACGTGTCTGAGGGCAAAGATGTATTGCTGGATCTGTATGCCGCTGATGTGGAATATTCCGCCGATGCGCTGGAGGACGTGTATGCCGCGCTCGAGGCGGTTGGCCGCAAGGTGTTAAGCACCAATGTGACCGACGCGGAAGCCGCCTCGATCCTGGCGGATATTGCCAAAGAAGAAGACTTGAACGGGCGCATCCGGCGCAATGTGCTGGATACGCGCCGTGCGTTGTCATTTTTGATTCGTGGCCGGTTGCTCGCGCCCAATCAACATGAAGATGCACGGCAGATTCTGCGCGATATTGAATCGCTCGATGGCCACACGGCTTTCATTTTTAACAAGATCAACTTTCTCATGGATGCGGTGGTGGGCTTCATTAATATTAACCAGAACAAGATCATCAAGATTTTTTCGGTGGCCTCGGTCGCGTTGTTGCCCCCCACGCTGATCGCCAGCATCTACGGCATGAACTTTAAATTCATGCCGGAACTGGAATGGTCATACGGCTATTTATATTCCATCGCGTTGATGGTGATTTCGGTCGCGGTGCCGTTTGCGGTATTCCGGCGCAAGGGTTGGTTGCGCTAA
- the mtgA gene encoding monofunctional biosynthetic peptidoglycan transglycosylase: MRSAPHWLKLGLAWMIGLLLLWQFWYLGWVAWWKWVDPGTTSFQSQQLAEIHEKNPQAELHRQWVPYEKISIQLKRAVVAAEDDKFIDHEGFDWDGMQKAIQKNQKKGRVVAGGSTITQQLAKNLLLSPNKSALRKGEEAIITLWLELLWDKRRILEVYLNEVEWGEGIFGAEAAARHYFGVSASQLTAAQAARLAVMLPAPRRFEKNPYSAYINHRTQRILGRMRYAEVPA, translated from the coding sequence ATGAGGTCCGCCCCGCATTGGCTGAAACTCGGCCTGGCGTGGATGATCGGTTTACTGCTGTTGTGGCAGTTCTGGTATCTGGGCTGGGTGGCCTGGTGGAAGTGGGTGGACCCTGGCACGACCAGTTTTCAAAGCCAGCAGTTGGCGGAAATCCATGAAAAAAATCCGCAGGCTGAGCTCCATCGCCAATGGGTGCCGTACGAGAAAATTTCCATTCAGTTAAAACGTGCTGTGGTGGCAGCCGAGGACGATAAATTTATCGATCACGAAGGTTTTGATTGGGATGGCATGCAAAAAGCCATTCAGAAAAACCAGAAAAAAGGGCGCGTGGTCGCGGGCGGCTCAACCATCACGCAGCAACTGGCTAAAAACCTGCTGCTCTCACCCAATAAATCGGCGCTGCGCAAGGGCGAAGAGGCAATCATTACGCTGTGGCTTGAGTTATTGTGGGATAAGCGGCGCATTCTGGAGGTGTATCTCAACGAGGTCGAATGGGGCGAGGGCATATTCGGGGCAGAAGCCGCCGCGCGGCATTATTTCGGCGTTTCTGCCAGCCAGTTGACTGCCGCGCAGGCAGCGCGCCTGGCGGTGATGTTGCCTGCGCCACGGCGGTTTGAAAAAAACCCGTATTCCGCCTATATCAACCACCGCACGCAGCGCATCCTGGGGCGCATGCGCTATGCTGAAGTGCCAGCGTAA
- the aroE gene encoding shikimate dehydrogenase, whose product MPTECMPAERYAVFGNPVSHSLSPKIHALFAAQTGQDIRYEAICAPLDGFAEAVNTFIAAGGKGANVTVPFKVEAFNFARQLTPRAQAAGAVNTLSFAADGLRGDNTDGAGLVRDLVANLGVPLAGLRVLVLGAGGAARGVILPLREQNPAELFIANRTADKAQVLAGVLGVTGGGFDDLNQRTFDLVINATSAGLSGAALPTPTFSPDALAYEMVYGVETPFMQTARAAGARVADGLGMLVEQAAEAFYVWRGMRPDTAPVLAALRAQLRAQLNVHLTPRLNA is encoded by the coding sequence ATGCCAACTGAATGTATGCCAGCTGAACGTTACGCGGTGTTTGGCAACCCCGTCAGCCATAGTTTGTCGCCAAAAATTCATGCGCTGTTTGCCGCACAAACCGGGCAGGACATCCGGTATGAGGCGATTTGTGCGCCGCTGGATGGCTTTGCCGAGGCGGTGAATACGTTTATTGCCGCTGGCGGTAAAGGGGCGAATGTCACCGTGCCGTTCAAGGTTGAGGCTTTTAACTTTGCCCGGCAGCTCACGCCACGCGCCCAGGCCGCAGGCGCGGTGAATACCTTGAGCTTCGCCGCCGATGGCCTGCGCGGTGACAACACCGATGGCGCCGGGTTGGTGCGCGATTTGGTCGCTAACCTTGGTGTGCCGCTGGCAGGCCTTCGCGTGCTGGTGCTGGGTGCAGGGGGCGCTGCGCGTGGGGTGATTCTTCCGTTGCGGGAACAAAACCCGGCGGAGCTGTTTATTGCCAACCGCACCGCTGACAAGGCGCAGGTTCTGGCGGGCGTATTGGGTGTGACCGGCGGCGGGTTTGATGACTTAAATCAGCGTACCTTCGATCTCGTGATCAATGCCACCTCGGCCGGACTCTCCGGTGCCGCATTACCAACGCCGACTTTTTCGCCGGATGCCCTGGCTTACGAGATGGTGTATGGCGTTGAGACGCCCTTCATGCAGACCGCGCGCGCGGCGGGTGCGCGCGTGGCCGATGGCCTGGGCATGCTGGTTGAACAAGCGGCTGAAGCATTTTATGTCTGGCGTGGCATGCGGCCTGACACTGCGCCTGTATTGGCTGCGCTGCGTGCTCAACTACGTGCGCAATTGAATGTGCATTTGACCCCCCGCTTGAACGCATGA
- a CDS encoding energy transducer TonB: MFAAPASPLSTAMMASRRNLTWALCASLLAHAGLLVVNFMPPDWQKKTTERALDVILVNSKSRYRPSKAQARAQTSLDGGGTTEDDRRAKTPLPPSMQSKQGDDLIQAQQRVAQLEAQTQQMMKQLNSRQTVRQETAPQMPTPLAAPVLSGTDLATRALAVARIEGEISRRMEEYNQRPRKKFIGARVEEYRFAQYVEDWRQKVERIGNLNYPAAARGQLYGSLVLTVVIKSDGELDQVEINRSSGQKVLDQAAVRIVKMAAPYASFPAAIRRDTDIIEITRTWSFTRQDQLHAN, encoded by the coding sequence ATGTTCGCTGCGCCCGCATCGCCTTTGTCTACCGCAATGATGGCTTCTCGACGCAACCTGACGTGGGCGTTGTGTGCCTCGCTGCTGGCGCATGCCGGGCTGCTCGTTGTGAATTTCATGCCGCCAGATTGGCAGAAAAAAACAACGGAACGAGCGCTGGATGTTATTTTGGTCAACAGCAAAAGCCGCTATCGGCCAAGCAAAGCTCAGGCGCGCGCGCAGACATCGCTGGATGGCGGTGGCACAACGGAAGACGACCGCCGCGCGAAAACGCCGCTGCCCCCGTCGATGCAGAGCAAACAAGGGGACGATTTAATCCAGGCGCAACAACGTGTAGCGCAGCTTGAAGCGCAGACGCAGCAGATGATGAAGCAATTAAATAGCCGCCAGACGGTGCGCCAAGAAACTGCACCCCAGATGCCTACGCCCTTGGCAGCTCCCGTGCTGTCGGGCACTGATTTAGCCACCCGCGCCCTGGCGGTTGCGCGTATCGAAGGCGAAATTTCGCGGCGCATGGAGGAATACAACCAGCGGCCACGCAAAAAATTTATCGGCGCACGGGTGGAGGAGTATCGCTTCGCTCAGTATGTCGAAGATTGGCGGCAGAAAGTTGAACGCATTGGTAACCTGAATTACCCCGCCGCCGCCCGAGGCCAGCTGTACGGCAGCCTGGTTCTGACGGTAGTGATCAAAAGTGATGGCGAGTTGGATCAGGTAGAGATCAACCGATCTTCGGGGCAAAAAGTGCTGGATCAAGCTGCCGTACGCATTGTCAAAATGGCCGCGCCGTATGCGTCTTTTCCGGCGGCGATACGGCGCGATACGGATATCATCGAAATTACGCGCACATGGTCGTTTACTCGCCAGGATCAATTGCATGCCAACTGA